A genomic stretch from Candidatus Nitrotoga arctica includes:
- a CDS encoding putative bifunctional diguanylate cyclase/phosphodiesterase, giving the protein MDNDSNDVAFDIDDLNQVDQSNQYKDKLPAVHDDEKSVLSREKLVSAREDTAYLREEAAHLREGTATSREREIRAAEAIQAASGDHLIKLQQANAHLVVATIEAHKLAEQVETTKVQLDHLAHHDVLTGLPNRMLLQDRLIQAIESACRQGRQLAVMFMDLDQFKHINDSLGHAIGDKLLQSVAQRLVGCVRHSDTISRQGGDEFVALLPNIEHSKGAALCAQKILAALALPHLIDQHELHISMSIGISIYPDDGQDAETQIKNADTAMYFAKNNGRNNFKFFKQEMNDRAVQRQSIEASLRRALERQEFVLHYQPKINLKSGAIVGVEALIRWQHPEQGLLSPAQFVSIAEDCGLILPMGRWVLREACLQARSWQQAGLPSIIVAVNISALEFRTKDFLDNIREVLKETGLEPRYLELELTESVLMQDVGSTDSMLRTLADLGVKLAIDDFGTGYSSLSYLRQFPINTLKIDQSFVKQMCSDPDDAAIVSAVISMGKNLKLCIIAEGVESPEQYKLLLARHCDEGQGYYFGRPMVAEALATLLKTGVTLIPN; this is encoded by the coding sequence ATGGACAACGATAGTAATGATGTCGCATTTGATATTGACGATTTAAATCAAGTGGATCAATCAAACCAGTACAAAGATAAATTGCCAGCGGTCCACGACGATGAAAAATCTGTTTTAAGCCGCGAAAAGTTGGTTTCTGCACGAGAAGATACGGCTTATTTGCGTGAAGAAGCTGCCCATCTGCGCGAAGGGACAGCTACCTCACGTGAGAGAGAAATTCGTGCGGCAGAAGCAATTCAAGCAGCATCCGGCGACCATTTAATTAAGTTGCAGCAGGCGAACGCACACTTGGTCGTGGCTACAATTGAAGCACATAAACTGGCCGAACAAGTCGAAACGACTAAAGTTCAGCTAGATCATCTTGCCCATCACGATGTTCTTACCGGCTTACCTAATCGCATGTTGCTGCAAGACCGTCTTATCCAAGCGATTGAGTCGGCCTGCCGACAAGGTAGGCAACTTGCGGTTATGTTTATGGATCTGGATCAATTTAAACATATCAACGACTCGTTGGGGCATGCGATAGGCGACAAACTATTACAATCAGTTGCTCAACGCTTGGTGGGATGTGTACGTCACTCGGATACCATCAGTCGCCAGGGTGGGGATGAATTCGTGGCGCTTCTTCCCAATATTGAACATTCAAAAGGCGCAGCGCTTTGTGCGCAAAAAATACTTGCGGCGCTCGCGCTACCTCATCTCATTGACCAACACGAACTCCATATTAGTATGAGTATTGGTATTAGCATCTATCCCGATGATGGTCAGGATGCAGAAACCCAGATCAAAAATGCGGACACTGCGATGTATTTTGCCAAGAACAACGGACGCAACAATTTTAAATTTTTTAAGCAAGAAATGAATGATCGCGCCGTCCAGCGACAATCCATTGAGGCAAGTTTGCGTCGTGCACTGGAACGGCAGGAATTTGTGTTGCATTACCAACCAAAAATAAATCTAAAAAGTGGTGCAATTGTCGGTGTTGAGGCACTCATTCGCTGGCAGCATCCGGAACAAGGGCTGCTATCACCAGCACAGTTCGTGTCCATTGCCGAAGATTGTGGCCTGATCCTGCCGATGGGCCGTTGGGTACTGCGCGAAGCCTGTCTGCAGGCCCGGTCGTGGCAGCAAGCTGGTTTACCGTCAATCATCGTTGCAGTCAACATCTCCGCGCTTGAGTTCCGCACCAAGGATTTTCTAGATAATATTCGCGAGGTGCTCAAAGAAACAGGCTTAGAGCCGCGTTATCTAGAACTGGAATTAACTGAAAGCGTCCTCATGCAGGATGTCGGGTCTACGGATTCCATGCTTCGTACGCTTGCAGATTTGGGTGTAAAGCTTGCCATTGATGATTTCGGCACCGGCTATTCCAGCCTAAGTTATCTGAGACAGTTTCCGATCAATACACTGAAGATTGATCAGTCGTTCGTGAAACAGATGTGCAGCGATCCGGACGATGCTGCCATCGTCAGTGCCGTAATTAGTATGGGTAAAAACCTCAAGCTATGCATCATTGCAGAAGGCGTGGAATCACCAGAGCAGTACAAACTTCTACTTGCCCGGCATTGCGACGAGGGCCAGGGCTACTATTTCGGACGTCCAATGGTGGCAGAGGCGCTGGCCACCTTACTAAAAACTGGCGTAACACTCATTCCCAATTAA
- a CDS encoding sensor histidine kinase — protein sequence MNINGNDGTPKFNELNQSNVSRHNKDELEPILDDETAVLSREKLVATREDAADLREGSIILREVKATSREREIRAGEKVQIAFDEHVIKLQQANAHLVIATMEARKLAEEVEATKVQMEIAKSVAEKANLAKSIFLNNMSHELRTPLNAILGFSQLLEIGPPPPTDIQTERLQLIIKAGWYLLELINGILDHAAIESGERSLIREPVSLTITILECLAMIESQAKKRDIHINCIPFDKTWFVNADRIRVKQVLINLLSNAIKYNREHGTVEVKCTCTQERIRIYIKDSGMGLPPEKLVQLFQPFNRLGQESGAEEGTGIGLVVTKQLIELMGGTINVESTVGVGSEFWVELPRADAPQLITENTMPAELALQAHGNAMLRALLYKEDNLDN from the coding sequence ATGAACATAAATGGCAATGATGGTACCCCTAAATTTAATGAACTAAATCAATCGAATGTATCAAGACACAATAAAGATGAGCTGGAACCTATCCTTGACGACGAAACGGCTGTTCTAAGCCGCGAGAAATTAGTCGCCACACGCGAAGATGCTGCGGACTTACGAGAGGGCTCTATCATTTTACGCGAAGTGAAAGCCACCTCGCGCGAACGAGAAATTCGTGCTGGAGAAAAAGTACAGATAGCATTCGACGAGCACGTAATTAAGTTGCAGCAAGCGAACGCACACCTCGTCATTGCTACAATGGAAGCACGCAAACTGGCCGAAGAAGTTGAAGCAACTAAAGTTCAGATGGAGATTGCCAAGTCTGTAGCGGAAAAAGCCAATCTCGCGAAATCAATTTTTCTTAACAACATGAGCCATGAACTGCGCACCCCGCTCAATGCGATTCTCGGTTTTTCCCAGTTGTTGGAGATAGGTCCACCGCCACCTACAGATATCCAAACGGAAAGGTTACAACTTATTATTAAAGCAGGATGGTATCTGCTGGAACTGATTAATGGAATCCTTGATCATGCGGCGATCGAATCTGGCGAGCGGTCATTAATTCGAGAACCGGTATCACTGACAATAACCATACTCGAATGCCTTGCCATGATCGAATCGCAGGCAAAAAAACGCGACATACATATAAATTGTATTCCGTTCGACAAGACCTGGTTTGTTAATGCCGATCGAATCCGAGTTAAGCAGGTTCTGATTAATCTGCTTTCCAATGCAATCAAATACAACCGCGAACATGGAACGGTCGAGGTGAAATGTACCTGCACTCAAGAACGCATACGCATCTACATTAAAGACAGCGGCATGGGATTGCCTCCAGAAAAACTGGTTCAGCTATTTCAGCCATTCAATCGCCTCGGGCAAGAATCCGGTGCCGAGGAAGGAACTGGCATTGGCCTGGTAGTAACTAAACAATTGATCGAACTGATGGGGGGTACGATTAACGTGGAGAGCACCGTCGGTGTGGGAAGCGAATTTTGGGTGGAATTGCCTCGGGCCGATGCTCCGCAACTTATCACTGAAAATACAATGCCTGCAGAATTGGCGCTCCAAGCTCATGGAAACGCGATGCTACGCGCCCTGCTTTATAAGGAAGATAATCTGGACAACTAA
- a CDS encoding DUF2383 domain-containing protein: MEIKKIVTVLNDLIEISRNDAEDFKTCAETIESAELKFFFQTRIHDCEETIRELEAAMSRYGDYPDTNSSAYTLKAYDKALKEDIPSDLRPLINRGIRRILVGEMNMCIFDLEDSPQKSFSLTTSSLNSYANE, encoded by the coding sequence ATGGAAATCAAAAAAATTGTAACAGTGCTAAATGATTTAATTGAAATTTCACGCAACGATGCTGAGGATTTTAAGACCTGCGCAGAGACTATTGAGAGTGCGGAGCTAAAGTTTTTTTTTCAGACACGTATACACGACTGTGAAGAAACCATTCGGGAACTGGAAGCCGCTATGAGTCGGTATGGTGACTATCCAGATACCAATAGTAGCGCCTACACCTTAAAAGCTTATGACAAAGCACTCAAGGAAGATATACCAAGTGATCTCCGGCCTCTCATTAATCGAGGTATCCGTAGAATTTTAGTAGGAGAAATGAACATGTGTATTTTTGATCTAGAGGACTCTCCTCAGAAATCATTCTCTCTCACTACATCATCTTTGAACTCATACGCAAACGAATGA
- a CDS encoding Crp/Fnr family transcriptional regulator, with translation MATPNNIQSVRMRNNFLLSMLSDDDYQSLLPRLELVHLSLRDVLAQKNTRIGYIFFPCTAVLSILSYMADGSAIEISAVGNEGFTGMEILINSTHSVETIICQVEGSSLRMRVSDFKAAITGNTSLRLITERYAHAYMNQMAQSIVCNRLHTLEQRFARRLLVTHDRVDGNEFYLTQEFLAGMLGVCRPSVSVVANEFQERGLIQYSRGHLRILDRVRLEQTACECSNRIIHSRYESAHYPKQLDRAQNKNVDLVS, from the coding sequence ATGGCCACACCGAATAATATCCAGTCAGTACGTATGCGCAATAATTTTCTGCTTTCAATGTTGTCTGATGACGACTACCAAAGTTTATTGCCGCGTCTGGAGCTTGTACATCTGTCTTTGAGGGATGTACTGGCCCAGAAAAATACACGGATTGGATATATTTTCTTTCCATGCACCGCAGTACTTTCGATTCTTTCCTACATGGCAGATGGTTCTGCAATTGAAATAAGCGCTGTGGGCAATGAAGGTTTTACAGGGATGGAGATTCTCATAAATAGTACGCATTCAGTTGAAACCATAATTTGCCAGGTTGAAGGGAGTAGTTTGCGCATGCGAGTGAGCGATTTTAAAGCGGCGATTACAGGTAATACGTCGTTGAGGCTTATTACTGAACGCTATGCACATGCCTACATGAATCAGATGGCACAGTCCATTGTTTGCAACCGTCTACATACACTCGAGCAGAGATTTGCCCGTAGATTACTGGTTACTCATGATCGAGTGGACGGAAATGAGTTTTATCTAACGCAAGAATTTCTTGCCGGTATGCTGGGTGTATGCAGACCAAGCGTGAGTGTTGTAGCAAATGAATTTCAAGAGCGTGGATTGATTCAATATAGTCGTGGCCATCTAAGAATCCTGGATCGAGTGAGGCTCGAACAGACAGCTTGCGAATGCAGTAATCGCATCATTCATTCGCGATATGAATCGGCCCATTATCCCAAGCAGTTGGATCGCGCACAAAATAAAAATGTGGATCTGGTAAGTTAA
- a CDS encoding SulP family inorganic anion transporter, which translates to MSSIQSSFPKEGIAGLKENFRFDFISGFLVFLLALPLSLGIAKASEFPPAMGVLTAMIGGLFVSFFAGSRLTIKGPAAGLITICAGCVTELGGGPEGWHLALGVIVVASWIQIILGFLKAGSLSDFIPHSAVHGMLAAIGIIIFSKQIHILLGIDPSTLKGLDPIGLLERIPDSVMHANQPIAIIGMISLIILFGMPKIKINFLKKIPAPMIVLLIAIPAAFMLDFNTTQPAHALVHIGNFWASVGYNPDFSAITTFVFWKYVFMLLAVGSLESLLTVKAVDGLDPWKRQSDFNKDLAAVGAGNVVSGLLGGLPMISEVARSSANVRFGGRTVWANFFHGFFLLVAMLLMIPVIEMIPNAALAAMLIFVGYVLASPSLFYKTYKIGSEQLVVFLITIAATIATDLLIGIASGIVAKFIIHIVNGAPLRSMFKARYTLKEKEDEYNLTIQGAAIFSNLMGFKNAFNQLKTGKKVELDFSKAKLVDHSFMEFLKHFEEDYTHTGGTVIVKGFDRFQPFSNHPLAGRKVSKGYEPLEEELTHIRGPLIVNGFGRVQLALLFGMLCALPLLIVGMSKTEQGLKVAQQDRTIPLEQVAHIEVLLLENRLAVASTLVTPTPEVISHNTAQVEENIAEIEKTWDAYMANHLTPAERTLAEKFAANRNRFVNEALKPAVVALRADDVREANNIVVRKIRPLYHSVGEDIHALVKLQQEDFLAHRKI; encoded by the coding sequence ATGAGTTCCATTCAATCATCTTTTCCCAAAGAGGGTATAGCCGGATTAAAGGAAAATTTTCGATTTGATTTCATCTCGGGATTTCTGGTCTTCCTGCTGGCGTTACCGCTCAGTTTAGGCATCGCGAAAGCCAGCGAATTTCCCCCTGCGATGGGCGTGCTCACCGCCATGATTGGAGGTCTATTTGTCAGCTTCTTTGCCGGCTCACGTCTGACCATCAAAGGCCCCGCTGCGGGCTTAATCACCATCTGTGCAGGATGTGTCACCGAACTGGGCGGCGGTCCGGAAGGCTGGCATCTTGCTCTTGGCGTCATTGTCGTTGCTTCATGGATTCAAATCATTCTAGGCTTCTTGAAAGCCGGTTCACTCAGTGATTTTATACCGCATTCGGCCGTGCACGGCATGCTGGCGGCCATCGGAATAATCATCTTTTCCAAACAAATCCATATCTTGCTGGGAATTGACCCGTCCACATTAAAAGGACTGGATCCCATTGGACTTTTGGAACGCATTCCCGACTCTGTCATGCACGCCAATCAACCGATTGCCATCATTGGCATGATCAGTTTGATCATCTTATTCGGTATGCCGAAAATAAAAATCAACTTCTTGAAAAAAATTCCGGCCCCCATGATCGTGCTGTTAATCGCCATTCCCGCGGCTTTCATGTTGGACTTCAACACCACACAACCCGCTCATGCCCTGGTTCATATCGGCAACTTCTGGGCTTCAGTCGGATACAACCCCGATTTCTCTGCCATCACCACTTTTGTGTTCTGGAAATATGTCTTCATGCTCCTGGCCGTAGGCAGCCTGGAATCATTGCTGACCGTCAAAGCGGTGGATGGACTGGACCCCTGGAAGCGGCAGTCGGATTTCAACAAAGACCTGGCTGCCGTCGGAGCTGGTAATGTCGTCTCGGGATTATTGGGCGGACTCCCGATGATATCTGAAGTCGCACGTAGCTCAGCCAATGTACGCTTTGGTGGTCGTACCGTCTGGGCCAATTTCTTTCATGGCTTCTTCTTGCTGGTGGCCATGCTCCTGATGATCCCCGTGATTGAAATGATCCCCAATGCCGCACTGGCAGCCATGTTGATATTTGTGGGTTACGTACTCGCTTCCCCGTCGCTGTTCTACAAAACCTACAAAATTGGGAGTGAGCAATTAGTGGTCTTTTTAATCACCATTGCCGCAACCATCGCGACGGATCTACTGATAGGAATCGCCTCAGGCATCGTAGCCAAATTTATCATCCATATTGTCAATGGAGCTCCCCTACGCAGCATGTTCAAGGCGCGTTACACCCTGAAAGAAAAAGAAGATGAATATAACTTAACCATTCAGGGCGCTGCCATATTCTCCAACCTGATGGGCTTTAAAAATGCGTTCAACCAATTAAAAACCGGAAAAAAAGTAGAACTGGACTTCTCCAAGGCCAAACTGGTTGACCATAGTTTCATGGAATTTCTCAAACACTTTGAAGAAGACTATACGCACACGGGCGGTACCGTCATCGTGAAAGGCTTCGACCGGTTCCAGCCTTTCTCCAATCACCCCCTCGCGGGCAGAAAAGTCAGCAAAGGATATGAACCCCTTGAAGAAGAATTGACCCATATTAGAGGCCCACTCATTGTTAATGGTTTCGGACGGGTTCAGCTGGCGCTGCTGTTTGGAATGCTCTGTGCTCTACCGCTATTGATTGTCGGCATGAGCAAGACCGAGCAAGGTCTGAAAGTTGCCCAGCAGGACCGCACGATTCCGCTCGAACAGGTGGCGCATATTGAAGTATTACTATTGGAAAACCGACTTGCAGTCGCGTCTACCCTGGTAACACCGACGCCCGAAGTGATTAGCCACAATACGGCACAGGTTGAAGAAAATATTGCGGAAATAGAAAAAACATGGGATGCCTACATGGCTAACCACCTCACACCCGCTGAACGAACACTGGCGGAGAAGTTTGCCGCTAATCGAAATCGATTCGTTAATGAAGCCCTGAAACCAGCCGTCGTTGCTTTGCGTGCAGATGATGTTAGAGAAGCGAACAATATCGTTGTGCGTAAGATCCGTCCTCTCTATCACTCTGTTGGGGAAGATATCCACGCACTCGTTAAACTGCAACAGGAAGATTTTTTAGCACATCGCAAAATTTGA
- a CDS encoding HPP family protein: MDFKGFIQSFKIHTAPISFTEKLRNGLIGGLAILLLGLVLKYLPQANYPFVMLGSIAASAVLLFAAPHSPMAQPWPLFGGHLISALAGWLCSQLISDPLLAAGCAVGLAIFLMHYLNCLHPPGASTALTLVLFSAQFHPMGWPWVVCIVLANIVISLVLALLINNLLPGRSYPVRHTPQPIVPTDTRPKHVQLAQTDIEWALTQMDGVIDVSEEDLVEIYELAINHARNRDGKISS; this comes from the coding sequence ATGGATTTTAAAGGGTTTATCCAATCTTTTAAGATACATACTGCGCCTATTTCGTTCACCGAGAAATTACGCAACGGCTTAATCGGTGGACTTGCCATCCTGCTCTTGGGATTAGTGCTCAAATATTTGCCACAGGCCAACTATCCTTTTGTCATGCTGGGTTCAATAGCGGCCTCTGCGGTGCTACTCTTTGCTGCACCCCATAGTCCGATGGCGCAACCGTGGCCTTTGTTCGGTGGCCATTTAATTTCGGCGCTAGCAGGTTGGTTATGCAGCCAACTCATTAGTGACCCGTTATTAGCCGCAGGCTGTGCCGTGGGATTGGCGATCTTTCTGATGCATTACCTGAATTGTCTACATCCGCCGGGTGCATCCACGGCGCTTACGTTAGTGCTATTCAGTGCACAATTCCACCCTATGGGTTGGCCATGGGTAGTGTGCATCGTGCTGGCGAATATCGTAATTTCCTTGGTGCTGGCATTGCTGATCAACAACCTTCTGCCTGGCAGGAGTTACCCGGTGCGGCATACTCCCCAACCCATAGTACCAACAGATACTCGACCCAAGCACGTCCAGCTGGCACAGACTGATATCGAATGGGCACTGACTCAAATGGATGGCGTGATCGACGTCAGCGAAGAAGACCTGGTCGAGATCTACGAGCTAGCCATTAACCATGCACGGAATCGTGACGGTAAAATTAGCTCGTGA
- a CDS encoding AraC family transcriptional regulator: MSPPKGWTIETHTHERGQLLCIISGNMRVITDEGSWITPPGQACWVPSEANHLVTFTQSSEFRTISIRSDLLTDLPKKCCVIKLSPLLRELILTAIKIGWDYRLESYEARLMQLLIEKIPLEKETPFFIPEGRDSRLKKVTSAMHENVRIDYTLKHWGNVAGASPRTLARLFELEMGMSFSTWRQQLCLLHAIEMLLKGQSITNTAFTLGYSSAGNFTSMFTQAMSKSPTAYLKEWNINKEIL; encoded by the coding sequence GTGAGTCCGCCCAAAGGGTGGACAATTGAAACTCACACTCATGAACGAGGGCAATTGCTTTGTATCATTTCCGGCAACATGCGCGTTATTACCGACGAAGGATCTTGGATTACCCCACCTGGCCAGGCATGCTGGGTTCCCAGTGAGGCTAATCATTTGGTAACTTTCACACAATCCTCAGAGTTTCGAACAATTTCTATTCGCTCTGATCTGCTAACTGACCTTCCCAAAAAATGTTGCGTCATAAAACTTTCTCCATTGCTTAGAGAGCTAATTCTTACTGCAATCAAAATTGGTTGGGACTATCGACTTGAAAGCTATGAAGCAAGGCTAATGCAATTGCTTATTGAAAAAATCCCCTTGGAAAAGGAAACCCCATTTTTTATACCCGAAGGCCGCGATTCAAGACTTAAAAAAGTAACATCCGCCATGCATGAAAATGTACGCATAGACTACACTTTAAAGCATTGGGGCAACGTCGCAGGCGCTAGTCCAAGAACCCTGGCCCGACTGTTTGAGCTCGAAATGGGAATGTCATTTTCAACTTGGAGACAGCAACTATGCCTTCTACACGCCATAGAAATGCTGCTTAAAGGGCAAAGCATAACTAATACCGCCTTTACGCTTGGGTATAGTAGTGCGGGTAATTTTACATCCATGTTTACTCAAGCAATGAGTAAGTCACCCACTGCTTATCTCAAAGAATGGAACATCAACAAAGAAATTCTTTGA